One window of Magallana gigas chromosome 2, xbMagGiga1.1, whole genome shotgun sequence genomic DNA carries:
- the LOC105345012 gene encoding uncharacterized protein, with product MWTTILRLITFIYLNELLGVIGSLTTLDQVTGMMGDMVSMECNYVNPPGRKWYVIQWKRRNNGTEPETLVTLQNNFLSEDTKPLGASWNNDLEPSFLNRARTNIRQDENGLKFNLEIYDFNCGDRGLYSCEMIGDNSASSQTRLVLKAKPEKPVINNDVIIVDENSTCELECEVLAGLPPVRLTWLISTPGSSKFEVIENLPEKIVKEGSDCRPKVIQHVQLLVTKENSGSMFRCQVDNGMSDAMTEELYDVVQVKIPDPVVPSSPAYTLSCTGNECLSDGPVQGDVKNSAKSLLGSLLPSFICMLICIIL from the exons ATGTGGACTACAATTCTTAGACTCATCACTTTCATTTACCTTAACGAACTTCTTGGAGTCATTG GTTCCCTGACGACTCTGGACCAGGTGACTGGGATGATGGGTGACATGGTGTCCATGGAGTGTAACTACGTCAATCCCCCGGGCCGGAAGTGGTACGTCATCCAGTGGAAGAGGAGGAACAATGGCACAGAGCCGGAGACCCTCGTCACCCTACAGAATAACTTCCTTTCAGAG GACACGAAGCCTCTAGGAGCGTCTTggaacaatgaccttgaaccgAGTTTCCTGAACCGAGCCAGGACCAATATTCGTCAGGACGAGAACGGCCTGAAGTTTAACCTTGAGATCTACGACTTCAACTGCGGGGACAGGGGACTGTACTCGTGTGAAATGATAGGAGACAATTCCGCCTCATCCCAAACCCGACTCGTACTGAAAG CCAAACCAGAGAAACCAGTGATAAATAATGATGTCATCATTGTTGACGAGAACAGTACGTGTGAGTTGGAATGCGAGGTTTTGGCGGGCCTTCCACCCGTCAGACTCACGTGGCTTATTTCAACCCCCGGCAGTTCTAAGTTCGAGGTCATTGAAAATCTTCCAGAGAAAATTGTGAAAGAAGGCTCAGACTGCCGACCCAAGGTCATTCAACATGTGCAGCTGCTAGTCACCAAAGAAAATAGTGGGTCTATGTTTAGATGTCAGGTGGACAACGGCATGTCTGACGCCATGACAGAGGAATTGTATGACGTAGTACAAGTCAAAATACCAG ACCCCGTCGTTCCGTCCTCTCCCGCCTACACGCTGTCCTGTACAGGAAACGAGTGTCTATCAGACGGACCGGTTCAAG GTGACGTCAAAAACAGTGCGAAAAGTCTATTAGGATCATTGTTACCATCGTTCATCTGCATGCTCATTTGCATTATATTATGA
- the LOC105345011 gene encoding trehalase isoform X2, translating to MRLFNDSKTFVDMSLKQSPEEVLSAFNNLSKPISEAQGRKFVGDHFSGPGDEFQPWKPTDLPRMPTIMNHIKDPSLRGFAWDLCRTWKDLGRKIKIDVKLNPDRYSLVYLPNPFIVPGGRFRETYYWDTYWVVKGLLLCEMTDTVKGMLENFAFMIERFGFIPNGGRVYYSRRSQPPFFIPMMYDYYKATKNLTFVQSHLPAMEAEYAFWMTNRSVSVQRGDVTHILNRYASSVNSPRPESYSEDLKTASSTNNSSARRQLYQNLVSAAESGWDFSSRWFSRDPGTNLTLDTTRTTNILPVDLNSVLCMNEHILSELFNLTGNQEKGKNYSKNWQRRQTAIFNVLWNPTKRVWQDLDIAANSHRDYFYASNILPLFASCTGKNETKTENSVLTYLQNLGVLQFAGGFPTSLETTGQQWDLPNGWPPLQHMAIWGMSQSQNQQLKAEAFSLANKSIVSNWIAWNRSRNMYEKYSTNISGEGGSGGEYGVQEGFGWSNGVVLELLSMYGDRLSVSPQCHHTSSAHAASRTRLFYHISPLVLCFVCLLFYL from the exons ATGAGGCTGTTCAATGACTCCAAAACCTTCGTGGATATGAGTCTTAAGCAGTCTCCAG AGGAAGTCTTGTCTGCTTTTAACAACCTTTCTAAACCAATCTCCGAGGCGCAGGGTCGGAAGTTTGTGGGTGACCACTTTTCCGGTCCTGGGGATGAATTCCAACCATGGAAACCGACCGATTTGCCGCGCAT GCCTACCATCATGAATCACATCAAGGATCCCTCACTGAGGGGCTTTGCCTGGGACCTCTGTCGGACTTGGAAAGACTTGGGTCGAAAA ATCAAAATTGATGTGAAATTGAATCCAGATCGCTACTCCCTGGTGTATCTACCTAACCCattcattgtccccgggggaagATTTAGAGAAACCTATTACTG GGATACTTACTGGGTGGTGAAGGGTCTCCTGTTGTGTGAAATGACAGACACCGTGAAGGGCATGCTGGAAAACTTTGCCTTTATGATAGAGAG GTTTGGCTTCATTCCGAATGGCGGCCGTGTATACTACAGTCGGCGCTCGCAGCCTCCTTTCTTTATTCCAATGATGTACGACTATTACAAGGCCACCAAGAATCTGACCTTCGTGCAGAGTCATCTACCAGCCATGGAGGCAGAGTACGCTTTCTGGATGACCAATCGAAGCGTCAGCGTACAGAGGGGTGACGTCACACATATACTCAACAGATACGCATCCAGCGTCAACTCTCCTAG ACCCGAGTCCTATTCTGAAGATCTAAAAACTGCCTCAAGTACAAACA ATTCCAGCGCCAGACGACAGTTGTATCAGAACCTCGTGTCTGCCGCCGAATCAGGATGGGATTTCTCCTCTCGCTGGTTCTCGCGAGATCCTGGGACAAATCTCACCCTTGACACCACGAGGACAACTAATATTTTACCTGTCGATCTGAACAGTGTCCTTTGCATGAATGAACACATCTTATCGGAACTTTTCAACCTGACAG gcaatcaagaaaaagggaaaaACTATTCCAAAAACTGGCAAAGACGACAGACGGCGATTTTTAACGTGCTCTGGAACCCCACGAAAAGGGTGTGGCAAGACCTGGACATTGCGGCCAATTCTCACAGGGACTACTTTTATGCCTCCAACATTCTCCCTCTGTTTGCATCATGCACaggaaaaaatgaaacaaaaacggAGAACTCTGTTTTGACCTATTTACAG AATTTAGGAGTTTTGCAATTTGCGGGGGGTTTTCCAACCTCGCTAGAAACGACTGGCCAGCAGTGGGATTTGCCCAATGGATGGCCACCATTACAACACATGGCTATCTGGGGAATGTCTCAAAGTCAGAATCAACAGTTAAAGGCCGAGGCATTTTCTCTAGCCAATAAATCGATTGTTAGCAATTGGATAGCGTGGAATCGCAGCAGAAACATGTATGAGAAG TACTCAACTAATATCTCGGGGGAAGGAGGCAGTGGCGGTGAATACGGAGTACAG GAGGGGTTTGGGTGGTCCAATGGAGTCGTGTTAGAACTACTAAGTATGTACGGAGATAGGTTATCCGTCAGCCCGCAGTGTCATCATACGTCATCCGCCCACGCCGCCTCCAGAACGAGGCTGTTCTACCATATATCGCCActtgttctttgttttgtttgtttgctgttttatttatag
- the LOC105345011 gene encoding trehalase isoform X1: protein MASISVLAGSVLLHLVLSVGILRGEDTVPACDSPIYCQGDLLDIIQRMRLFNDSKTFVDMSLKQSPEEVLSAFNNLSKPISEAQGRKFVGDHFSGPGDEFQPWKPTDLPRMPTIMNHIKDPSLRGFAWDLCRTWKDLGRKIKIDVKLNPDRYSLVYLPNPFIVPGGRFRETYYWDTYWVVKGLLLCEMTDTVKGMLENFAFMIERFGFIPNGGRVYYSRRSQPPFFIPMMYDYYKATKNLTFVQSHLPAMEAEYAFWMTNRSVSVQRGDVTHILNRYASSVNSPRPESYSEDLKTASSTNNSSARRQLYQNLVSAAESGWDFSSRWFSRDPGTNLTLDTTRTTNILPVDLNSVLCMNEHILSELFNLTGNQEKGKNYSKNWQRRQTAIFNVLWNPTKRVWQDLDIAANSHRDYFYASNILPLFASCTGKNETKTENSVLTYLQNLGVLQFAGGFPTSLETTGQQWDLPNGWPPLQHMAIWGMSQSQNQQLKAEAFSLANKSIVSNWIAWNRSRNMYEKYSTNISGEGGSGGEYGVQEGFGWSNGVVLELLSMYGDRLSVSPQCHHTSSAHAASRTRLFYHISPLVLCFVCLLFYL, encoded by the exons ATGGCCTCTATCTCTGTACTAGCGGGATCCGTTCTGCTTCACCTTGTACTGTCCGTAGGGATTCTCCGTGGAGAGGACACGGTCCCGGCTTGTGACAG CCCAATTTACTGTCAGGGGGACCTTCTGGATATAATACAGCGGATGAGGCTGTTCAATGACTCCAAAACCTTCGTGGATATGAGTCTTAAGCAGTCTCCAG AGGAAGTCTTGTCTGCTTTTAACAACCTTTCTAAACCAATCTCCGAGGCGCAGGGTCGGAAGTTTGTGGGTGACCACTTTTCCGGTCCTGGGGATGAATTCCAACCATGGAAACCGACCGATTTGCCGCGCAT GCCTACCATCATGAATCACATCAAGGATCCCTCACTGAGGGGCTTTGCCTGGGACCTCTGTCGGACTTGGAAAGACTTGGGTCGAAAA ATCAAAATTGATGTGAAATTGAATCCAGATCGCTACTCCCTGGTGTATCTACCTAACCCattcattgtccccgggggaagATTTAGAGAAACCTATTACTG GGATACTTACTGGGTGGTGAAGGGTCTCCTGTTGTGTGAAATGACAGACACCGTGAAGGGCATGCTGGAAAACTTTGCCTTTATGATAGAGAG GTTTGGCTTCATTCCGAATGGCGGCCGTGTATACTACAGTCGGCGCTCGCAGCCTCCTTTCTTTATTCCAATGATGTACGACTATTACAAGGCCACCAAGAATCTGACCTTCGTGCAGAGTCATCTACCAGCCATGGAGGCAGAGTACGCTTTCTGGATGACCAATCGAAGCGTCAGCGTACAGAGGGGTGACGTCACACATATACTCAACAGATACGCATCCAGCGTCAACTCTCCTAG ACCCGAGTCCTATTCTGAAGATCTAAAAACTGCCTCAAGTACAAACA ATTCCAGCGCCAGACGACAGTTGTATCAGAACCTCGTGTCTGCCGCCGAATCAGGATGGGATTTCTCCTCTCGCTGGTTCTCGCGAGATCCTGGGACAAATCTCACCCTTGACACCACGAGGACAACTAATATTTTACCTGTCGATCTGAACAGTGTCCTTTGCATGAATGAACACATCTTATCGGAACTTTTCAACCTGACAG gcaatcaagaaaaagggaaaaACTATTCCAAAAACTGGCAAAGACGACAGACGGCGATTTTTAACGTGCTCTGGAACCCCACGAAAAGGGTGTGGCAAGACCTGGACATTGCGGCCAATTCTCACAGGGACTACTTTTATGCCTCCAACATTCTCCCTCTGTTTGCATCATGCACaggaaaaaatgaaacaaaaacggAGAACTCTGTTTTGACCTATTTACAG AATTTAGGAGTTTTGCAATTTGCGGGGGGTTTTCCAACCTCGCTAGAAACGACTGGCCAGCAGTGGGATTTGCCCAATGGATGGCCACCATTACAACACATGGCTATCTGGGGAATGTCTCAAAGTCAGAATCAACAGTTAAAGGCCGAGGCATTTTCTCTAGCCAATAAATCGATTGTTAGCAATTGGATAGCGTGGAATCGCAGCAGAAACATGTATGAGAAG TACTCAACTAATATCTCGGGGGAAGGAGGCAGTGGCGGTGAATACGGAGTACAG GAGGGGTTTGGGTGGTCCAATGGAGTCGTGTTAGAACTACTAAGTATGTACGGAGATAGGTTATCCGTCAGCCCGCAGTGTCATCATACGTCATCCGCCCACGCCGCCTCCAGAACGAGGCTGTTCTACCATATATCGCCActtgttctttgttttgtttgtttgctgttttatttatag
- the LOC105345010 gene encoding hemagglutinin/amebocyte aggregation factor → MLLFAALLHLLVCVHSWVNDYDHPFTFTCPQHQSIQRVVSHHDNHREDRVFDFTCSNYEDSKFDSCYWTEYVNDFDQPVIFQCPHGGVLNGVSSYHDNHKEDRRFRFYCCESPGNCLFNCYYSGLVNQYDGDLDYTVPDGHVMRGWTSVHDNHHEDRVFDFDVCRMQQCLDTGNPGETVIGK, encoded by the exons ATGCTGTTGTTCGCAG CTCTCCTTCACCTGCTGGTGTGCGTGCATTCATGGGTCAATGATTACGACCACCCTTTCACTTTCACTTGTCCTCAACACCAATCCATTCAGCGGGTAGTCAGTCACCATGACAACCACAGAGAGGACCGAGTGTTCGATTTTACGTGTAGTAACTATGAGGATTCAAAATTTGATAGCTGCTATTGGACAG AGTACGTGAATGACTTTGACCAACCTGTAATATTTCAATGCCCTCACGGAGGTGTGTTAAACGGGGTCAGCAGTTACCATGACAACCACAAAGAGGATAGACGCTTCAGATTCTACTGCTGTGAAAGTCCAG GGAATTGTCTCTTCAATTGCTACTACTCTGGGCTGGTCAACCAATACGATGGCGACTTGGACTATACAGTACCAGACGGTCACGTGATGCGAGGCTGGACaagcgtccatgacaaccatcACGA GGACAGAGTATTTGATTTTGATGTCTGTCGTATGCAGCAGTGCTTGGATAC GGGAAATCCTGGAGAAACAGTTATTGGAAAATGA
- the LOC105345052 gene encoding hemagglutinin/amebocyte aggregation factor: MDGVHSYHDNEAEDRRFRFYCCEKPGMCLYNCFYSGWVNSYDGYFDYTVPPGHVMRGWTSIHDNGAEDRIFNFEVCLIKICINTGLVGELIGKRAANNTNGRHN; this comes from the exons ATGGATGGCGTCCATAGTTACCATGACAACGAAGCAGAGGACAGGCGCTTCCGTTTCTACTGTTGCGAAAAACCAG GAATGTGTCTGTACAATTGTTTCTACAGTGGCTGGGTCAATAGTTACGATGGATACTTTGACTACACCGTTCCGCCTGGTCACGTGATGCGGGGGTGGACAAGTATCCATGACAATGGAGCAGA AGATAGGATTTTTAATTTCGAAGTCTGTCTTATTAAGATCTGCATTAATAC GGGTCTTGTCGGAGAGCTGATAGGGAAAAGAGCGGCAAACAACACGAATGGACGTCACAATTGA